ACCCCAAGACTGTTTTCCTTAGTAGGCCTCCAAATCACTTCTATAGTATATACAATCATAAAATTTTTAGAGATTATCTGCCCAAATCCCTCACTTTTCAGGATGTACAAACTGAAAAGGCTAAAGGATTTGCCAAAAATCCTTTAGTCAGTAAAAGAGCAGAATAAGGACTTGAATGTTCTAATGCACCTTActaattcttttatttgaatATGCTTACAGTGCGGAAATTAGTTTTTAGAATTTTATGCTCTTCTAGAGATGATGATGCCAGAGGGCTgtaaaaataccaataaaaatacTCTGGTTTCCTTATTGGTgactgaaaattgaaaatttctcAAACTGGAAATACattggaaaaaagataaattgcaTTAAATAATTTCTCCAGTCACATCTACTGTGGGAATAGAGTGGTAATGCCTCAGTCTCACTCACCTTTTTTCCATTCCGAGAGTTAGCAGTCTGTACTGGTTCCATTCCCAAACAGTTCAATTctgccttattattttttttacatctttgcCACTTCTGTTTTCTGCGATCCTCCATATACTGCAATAGAAAAGTATCAGTTATCCTAGAGGAATAAAAATCTTCTCTGGACTAATTATTAAGGTGCTAGTATCTAAATTGACAGAAGTGCTTATTGCATAAAAGATTAGTCCTAGTGGAAAAATGCCAGTAAGCAGATCTCTCCAAAAATTTTAGGTGGTTACATAATAGTTTAATAGGAAATATTTGCCTAGCATTTAGTTTAACAAGTGctttaccattattttattttgatcctcacaacaaatctGTGAGGAAAGATGACTGGGTACTACTTACTACTCTTATTTTGCAGATGCAGAAACAATGACATAACATGGCATGCTTCCTCCCTCTCACACAGCTTAAAAACCAAGGGAACAACTTTAAATCTTGCTGGATGGAACTGCCACTCACCGCTAGAAATCGGGGATCGACAGCGAACTCTGGATGACCCTGTAACCACATCTCCAGTTCAGCCCGGCGAGGGGCATCCTCACCCACCAGCAAAGTACCATCCACCTTATTGATGACAGGGATCCGGGTCTCCAGGTCCACATCAAGGTGATTAGGCTCTTCCATGCACTCCACCTCCAGCTGCAAACCCAGAATCCACCCCCATGAGCACAGACTCTTCtttggggcagggagagagggggagcaCAGCCAATGGTAGCCATAAAAGAACTAATATCTTCTAGTCCCTCAATCCCAACTGCCTTCATCAATTACTGGGAATATAAAAGATCTTATCTAATCATCATGTTAAAGAATTTCTTAACACTCACCTCGACTAGCTTCTTTCTGTTCCCCTTCTTCTTATGAAACAGAGGATGTCCATCTCCCATTACTCCATTAGCCATCAACTTGTGCTTCTGGAATGTTAACTTCAATCCTTCCTCCTAGGAAGACAACCCACCCACCCAAGATGTCATATGGcccatgtttttaaagtttaagcTTTGAGGGACTTAAGGTAAGAGTCACCCTCTGGCTTGATGATGGTGAGAAGGCCTCTACAAAGGGTAGAAACTggaaatataacaaaacataTATACTTTCTCTTtagaaagatttcatttcttgATCTAGTGCCCCTCAGGTAGCTGTAAGACAAGTAGGGTTTATCTCAACAACACCCAATGCAGGAAAAAACCCCCTATGTGGTGTTGCAGTACTAGAATGGCAACTCACCACAGGGGCAAAATCCTGATATTCCCAGTACAtactaatttaagaaaattttcttgtTGAGTACTTAATGACCAGCTAATAGGGCTCAATAGGGAAAaggataaggaaaaataaaaatttccatctACAAAACAAGTAACATTGACTTAATATGaatgaccttttatttttaataaggccCGTAATATTCAGATGTCACTTTAACAGCTTTGCCCCaatttgatttcaattttttaaaaactaggaaaCAAGCCACCTAAAAGAAGCTTTGTTATCaattaaagttcttttaaaaatatggtttcttTTAACTAGTCCTCGGTAGACACAAGTCAAGATCCCTTCCTTTACTACAATGATTTTTCCTAAATGGATCTTTGTGAgctctaatttttttccccctctcatttTCAACGTTAGCTAGCCAAATGAGTTTAGTATCCTGTTGGTGAAACGCATTAGAAAGAAGAACTGGAGCCTCCTTCCCCACTCTCCAATGCCTAAATGCTGAGCTTACATCTTTGATTTGAACTGTAAACTCTTTCTCATCCATGCCGCGGCGAAGTTTGGTGAATTGAGCTGCTGCTGTGGTGACTGCGGACACATCCTCCTCTGCCATGGAAGCTGCACTGCTACTTCGTGGTGTGGGGACTGGAGAGTCACCATATTCTCCTGGAGTCAATGAGGGACTGTCTAGCAAGTGGTTGCTTGGCCCCAAAATTCCTCCAGTTACCATTTCCTGGTTCCGGCGGCTAGAAGGCCACTTCCCTGAGAGTACAGCCTGGCAGACGAGGTCAATACGGTTTATCAGGATACGATCctgagtggggaaaaaacaaatcaatactGGTATTAGGGACTGAGTACTAGCTATGTGATTCTGTGACAAACAATAGTGCCATCATTATCAGGATGGGTAAAATCATaagggaaaaaggagagaagtaaCAGTATCAGATTCCTAAGTCAGCTGGGAAGAGTTTCATGAAAAAACATGTAGCActaaacacaatcaaagaaagcCAGAACCATCTGTTCCTTGTTCCCTGTATAAGTTACACTGTACAGTATTTCTAGACTCTGCATGTCCAAGAATGAGGCTGTTACCTTGGGCCACTCAGAGGCTCTTTGTCTTTCTTGTAGCAGCAGAAGCTCAGGGGTCATTTGTTCTCCATCTTCATTTGGGAATCCATCTTGGGACATAGTGAGGGACAGGAGACTCTCTTCATCATAGAGCTTTGAGTGGGACCGGTCAGCAGCTAGAGATCATACAGAATGTATGAGCAAAGATGAAATGATAAAGTTATATAGGATGGCGTTATATGGGCTTTAAATAAAGACCCCAAAAATAATGTATCTGTTTTGATAGTCTATCAAACCAAAATCCGAACCTCTCTCAGAGGATGCATTTAGAAAAGATGGGAAAGAGCAGAAGGGGCAAATAGGGAAGAAGGCCAACAGCCTGTCACATGCACTCACTtagcttctcttctttttcatcctcACTCTCCTCagtgctggagctggagctggatgaggaggaggaagaagaggatgaaGGTGACAGCTTGCTCAAGTCCAGCTCAGAGTCCGACTCATCCTCATCTTCTAGTTTAACTGGTGGGACACTCCGAGACACCAGCGGGGTGGTATCAGAGGGGGCTACTCGAATTTCATAGTCCGGTGGGGTTGGTCGGCTCCTGGCCACCACCTCATGCTCTAGCTTTAAAGTCAGACTCTCCAGACTGGGGACCTGGGTAGCTGTCTCCTCAGGTGGCTTTTCAACAGAAGCTTCTGGGCGCAGAGGCAGCGGTGAGGCGGTGCGCGAGGTATACTGCTGGTGCAGCAGTGGGGTAGAGCAGCGTGACAGGGATGGAGCTGACGCTCCTGACTGATGGTTCTGCATAAAATTCATACGGGCAGCCAGAAAAGAGAAGTCTGGGTCCTGCATGATGTTGCAGTCTGTTTGGCTCACCCCGTGGCGGGCTGCCCCCCGTAGAAGCTCGCCATCATGCCGAACGGGCTCCCACCATTTGGGCAGTTCGGGACCTGGAGGCTGACATAACGCCAGCCGATCTTCCAAAAGGGGGTGGCATAAAACTTGTTCCCGTAAGCGTCGAAGCAATTCGATACGATAGAGAGTCCGTGAGGCCCTCTCCTCAGTGATGGGCTCAATGAACAGATTAGGGTCCGGGGGCTCTGAAAGAGACAGGGGTGGAAGGAGAAATGAACCAAGAGTGAGCTCTGTCACCATCCATCCCCACTCATCCAAGAATCTCCAGTCTCACTTACCATCTCCAGCTGCTGGGGGAAGGCGGCACACTTGGCGACACATGGCCACAAACCCATGGAAGTACTTGGTAAGGCTTTCGTCTGTTTTTTTATCCAGTCGGGCAAAAGTGCGGAAGCGATCCCAATGGAACTGCATGGTGTCAGGGTCATACTCCACACCAAAGGTAGACACTACTCGATAGAAATCAGTTTGTTCACGCCTTGTCCATCTACAAAAGGAAGGGGAATCAGGCACAGTGATCAGAAGAACACAGGGAAACTGGTTAGTTCTGAGTGTGGCTTAGAATATCTGAATACACAAATACTGAAAGTAGGGGCAAAAAGAAGGTGCAGATAACAGTAGAAGAGGTAGTAAGACATGCTCTGTAACAtgtaaaaatttaagaattagcAAGCTAAAGGGAAAAATGATGCAAATAACCCAATGAGAATGGTTACTTTACACAGGAGACCTTCCCTAGTTGATTATGCACACACGTGAGGCTTACATCATAGAGGGGTAAcaattaaaggcaaaaaaaagatGGTCCCTCTGCAGGGAATTCCAAAATCAATTCTTTCTAAGATGCTTTTCAATATAGGGGCGGCCTAAGGCTGAAGACAAGCATATAGCTCAGCCCTAATTCCCAGCCTTATTTTACCGTTGCTGTTTCTCCCGCCGTGCAATTTCTTTTAGCTTGAAGGCTGCCTCACAACGCCGCCGTCTCCGGTCCCCACGTTCTGCAGCCTCTATCTTCATCTGTTCTCTCTTGTAGCTGCGCTGATAGGCTGTTACTAGGCGCCGAAGCCTAGCTGTCAGAGCAGAGCCTGGAGGCCAGAATAGATGGCCTGGCTGTTGGGTCACCTGGGCTGTGAGAAGCAAAGTAGAATGAACAGAAGTACAAGAAAGGTAGTAGAGCTAATACTGTATTTCAAACCACCCAAAGGCAAAGCTCTTAGAAATCCCAGAAGAAGGTAGAATTCAGTCAATAATTCCCCTACCCTactcccacccccccacaaaTTGTACTATTTGACCTAGAAATTTACCTTCATCTCCATCAATCACTGAGATCTCCTCATCCATCATCATCAAGGGATCACCCTAGAAAAGGAGAGCCACCCCACACAGGatggaggggggagggaaagggggggaAGTTGGTATTCTGAAATCACTATCTCATGTATGTCCGTCTATGCACCAAGGGATTAAGAAAAATTTCTAATGAAGGAACCCTCacaaaaaaatcagaagcaaccaactaaaacaataagaaagcagAACCTGAAATATCAATTCTTATTAATGGCTTGAAGATAACAGGACTTAGGAATTTAATAGTTAAATAATATACTTCAGTGTCTAGCTTGGGTCCTGCCTCCTCCACAGAGCCATCCCTGATTTCCCCAGCTGGTGTTACAATCCTTGCCACTAATACTTTATATTCTTAAATAGTAAttactttccattttgttttataaattaatcaaTATACTTCAAGATTCGGGGACTGGGAGAATAATtaacagagaaaatagacttaaaTGAGGATTCCTCACCTCATCATCTTGGTCTTTCGGGGGGCCCTGGAGTGGTTTATATTCAGGATCTTCACAATCCTTATCAAAGTCAACCCTGAAATTATCCAGAGGCAtgagaaaatgttaacaatataATCTTCTTTCACTAAGAGGAACCTAGGATGAAGACCCGGCCAAACATACAAGCCAGCATGGAACACTCTTTTCTTTCACGCTGGAAGGAATGGTAGGCCAAGTGCTAAGTTTTGGTAAGTTAGGTACAGCATCCAACACAACAAATAACTGAGAGAAAATGATAAAGTGCCactctaaattgttttaatttgaaatgaaacACTGACCAGAACACTTCCTTTTTCTCGATAgccctttttattatttaacccATTCTCCTCTACCTGCCCtactatttactttttatttcatgtgaatggTCCACACTTGCTTATTTTTACTACTTTACTCTGTTGAGCAGAAGGGTGACATAATAAATGATTTGCAATGAATAAATGACCCAATTTTCCGAGGGTCCTTTATTAAGCAAACTGAGGTTGTGATCATCAAGTTGTGATCATGAAAGAGAAACCTCTCAATCACGAAGGAGTAGGTGGGTATTCATGAACTAAGCGAACTCTTTCACATGCCCCTCAGGTCTCCACATGAGAAGTTTTGTTAAACTCACTGGCACCCAAAGCAGGGCAACACTGCCCTACCTGGTGGCTCAGTATTAGCATGGCAACTCATCATCGAGGCATGTATCCAGGCAGAGTAAATGTCTTCATGGGCCAGCCACCGTCGGGAGATGATAAACCAGAGCTAGTTTCCTGAGGCTCTACCATATAAGTGGCATGGGAGAGCTACATGGCTATTATCTTTCAAGAGGACCAGTTATCCTTTCAGCTACTGTAGCTGCACAGAGAAGTATTGCAACTGTAGCTGCACAGAGAAGTATtgcaaagaaaaactgaatagaACGTCAAATAAACTATTTGGGAGTAACATTCATTTTCACCCTTATTTGCATCTTATGGCAATCTATGGTTTTAGGCCAGTTTACGGAGTCCTTTCAACTGGTCCCACTCTTTGTTAAGAATTTATCATTCATGAGTATAACCACCATTAAGAATCTCAATAGGCTCAGTCAAAGCTAGTGTTATCTCTTAGAACAAGCAACCATAGACTTCATAGGGCAGACTCAGAGCTTTAAGAGAACTAAACACCAATGCTTACCCTTCTACTATATCGGAGAAATTATCCAGCACTCGATGTTCTGCTGCAATAGCTTTGTCATCTGGTCGGCCAGCTTTTTCCAGGAAACATAAGGCTGGGTCTGCCCTCatagtattatatttttcatagccTAGAAGAAAAAGCCATAAATTGAAGAGAATCATGGATTCATTTTGCCTTTATGCTTACTTCATACGCTGCTGGAATAATTAGAGTATATGGGCAATTTTGCTCACAAtgcaaattataatttaaatgttaatttggaCAGCTGCAGGGTTATATGactatatttaacatttctatAGCAATTTAGAGTCCTAAAGAGCTTTAACATTAGTTATTGAAGATAGGAATTTAATCAGTTTATATAGAATGGTAATTGGTTTACATAGCCATTTAACTGGTAATCTTTCtacacagatggggaaactaaaacAGTCAAATAACTTAGGTCACACATTTTCAAAGGAAGGATAAAAAACTTGTACCTGCAAACAGACACTCTGAATTTTTGGTGAacggtgaatgaatgaacacatgaatgaatgaacaaacgaacaCACTTCAGGATGTTTGGACTTCTAAATCTCTATTGTCACACATGTAAATCTAAGACTACAAATGCTCAGGATTTTTCTTATCCCATTAAACTTCTCAAAAACATGTGGATCAGTGTGAttactttaattttatagaagaaaacagagaagtattttttaataagaaatgatGTTCCAATTCACTAAGTCGGTGGCCTGTATTTTAATGCTCACTGTTTTTAATGCCTGGGATTTGTTATTAGGGAAGACTGAAAAGGGAGTATTCTCCCtttttatagtctattttttGTTTCACTTAAACACTGTTGTTCACATGTACATCAGTGACTGCTGAATATTTAGACAAATAGGATGTTATACAAGTAGAACACTTTCAGCAAGCCACAGGAAAGTCAGACAAATTAAGCACGGTTCATGAGAGTAAGCATGTATTACCTCCCTAATTTGTGGAATCTTAACTTAGATGCCATGACATACAGATTGGTAACAGTTATTAGAGAACAGATGGGAGACTCCCTACCTTGGGATTTAACTATCCATCTGGTTTTTCTTGAACATCTATATATAGAGACGAATTGCTCTGCTCTGGATATTTAAGAACTAGTTTCCCATTCAAACATAAGTTTATTGAAGATCAATCACAGAACTCAGTTACTGGTCATCAGCATTTTGCTAAATTTTCCATCTGTGGAGATTAATCTACAACAGGAAAGGAACAAATTAAGAGGTACCTACCATGCTTAAAGACGCCAATGAGCAGGGACTTGTCAGCCTCACTGTCCCACCATGTTGTTGGAACCTCCAGCTGATCCACCACTGGGAACCATATGTCAATCTCACTATAGGCATAAGAGGGCAGAGTCAGCACAGCAGTTCACGTAATTAAAATGATAATCCTTGGAAAGATTACCAGCATCTTCttttatacattaatttaaatgttcatGCAGCTGCCTATGTCCTTCTACTGGTATCAAGTATAGGATTAAAGACCTAATATATAGATTTTAATTATTAGGTATCCCAAAGAtagtataaagtaaaataagtaaaccATTATTTTCTTGAACAAGGCAGggcacaaagaaaaatatagcatAACTTTACCTGGCAATGGCACCCCCTAACACCTTCTCTGCCTGATCTCCAATCACCTCCTGTCTCAGATAATACAGCATTCGTACCCGCAACAGCACCctagaaaggagagaagagctgGCTCAATAATAGTGTAGAAAGTTTGAGGTGGAAAATGGTTTCGTCTTTGCTAAATTCCATCCTTACTTGTTACATTGATGCTTCAAGTGCTTCTTGTAACTTTCATCTTGGAATAGAGTATCAGGGTTATATTTCCGGATCCAATCTGCCTTATGGATATCAAAAGTGCTTTGTGACTTAACCTTTTTCCCCTTGCGTCCACGGGGCACAGGGATAGATAGGCCTGGGAAAGGGGACACATTGAAGACTTGGATTGAGAAAACCCCTTGGACCTGAAAAGGATTAGATAACCCatagaaagaggaaaagtaaaGAGTTGGTAATTACCTGAATGATTCTGCAATTCTTTTGTCTTGCCATTTTCAGCAGGACTAATCAAGTCCCAAATGAAGCCTTTGATATTTTCATCCCCACGATAGTGCAGAAGACAGTACACGAGGATGGCCCGGCAAATTGTTTCCACATCTCGTTCAGTCATACGTCGCTTGAAGCGTCCATGAGACAAGATATCTCGCCACCGTCCCCAACTAGAAAAACGGAAGAGgaaattacattaatattttcctgGGGACTCTAATTCAATGATATTCCCCAGTTCCCCAGAATCACATCTCCCAAAAGATGAGAGACAAAAAAATCTTGGGACATGGCAACAGAATAAATAGAACCAAGTTTTTCCCATTATCCATCCCCTTTGAAATCTCTTAATTTGAAAGGCAAACAGGGTTATCTGTCAGGATGGAGATACACCACCTCTGATGGCAAAATGGATTCTTACCCATAGACCAATAGGTGCTTTTCCACCCGAAAGCAGTCAGTGCGCCCATAGGTATGATGACGGTCATGTCGGCGAGAGCGTGGCCGCTCGTCATCTTCACTTTCCAAATCAGAGAATTCCACCAGGTCGTCATCTTTCAGAGTGCTAAAGTGGCGGGTCTGTTTTCGTACTCTAGGTGTGTCAATCACCAAGTTATTCTATGCAAAGAACAGAAGGAGAAGTAACTCTCTTCATGATATCATCATGGGAAAGGAATTAAAACAATCATGGATTGAAATAGCTTGGATGTAACATTTGTACAAACTGAAAGATTTTTTAGGACATTCAAAATAATCTACAGGAACTCAGGAAGCAAAATTAAGCAGCAGATAGATCTAGTAGTTTTCTGGGTCCCACTATGTAGAAAGATTTTACAACGGCCCTTGTATATAATAAACCGTCATAAATCAAGGTCAGCATCTAGAATCAGAGAAGCTATAAAGACTCCTGAAAGGACTGTGCCTTCCGCAGTATTTCCTCCCCGGAGGAAAAGAAAGCTCACCTTGCTGTTGAGTAGATCCATGTCCAGGTCAGCCTTTTTGGCCCACTTTTGCCAAAAGTTGGGGTCGTCCAGAGAAATATCTGTCCTATTTTCAGAAGCAACAAAGCTTGCCTAGTGAGTAACAAAGGAACAGAGTAAAGTTGACTACAACACTCTTTTGAGCAATGTAAACCAGTAACAACGTtaataaaatacacttaaattCTAGAGATTCCTGTCTCTATCTCTGCTTCTCTAGCTTCCGGCACAGATAGAATATACCTTGGCAAAGGTAGAACCCTTTCCTTCAGACTCAATGGTGATGGTTGTGGTTCGTCTTAACAAGATCTGGTCAATGTCCTCTTCACAAAACTTGGAGCCCTCGTCATCTTCCTCCATTATGGCCGCATACGCTCCTTTTCGTAAGAGATCTTCAATCTCCTTCTTGGAGAATTGTTGGATCTACAAAATCCAATAGAGATGAAAAGACTACCAACAGAGTATTATCTAACCACATCataatatttttagtttgttatattttaagaaataaaaattgagaatcCAAACCAAGTGGTCAGATTCCCATGCACAAATAGCTTTAGTTTCCCTCATCAATAAGACCGGCTACAAACGTTATCTACAGACAAAAGACTCACTCCAGTAATGTTGCCATCCCGACCACTCATGGACTGAAGTACAGCTTTATCCAATCCCAGCTTGAGACTAGCCTTATCAAACATCTCTCTCTCATAAGAATTCCGTGTGATGAGACGGTACACCTTCACAGCTTTGCTCTGCCCAATTCGGTGACACCGTGCCTGGGCctggttaaaaacaaacattggAAGGGAAGGGCAAAGATAACAtaaatttggggggtggggatcaAAATACCAATTCACATCCATAAAGCAGCCATGAGATCAATTCAAAATCAAAAGTCAATTTCAAGAAGAAATGACTGCTCCATCATgtagagcaggggtcagcaaacacAGTCTGCATGGccacctgtttctgtaaataaagttttcctGGAACACAGCCTCACCCAGCCATTTACATATCATCCATGGCTGCTTTTATGTTACAGGAACGGAGATGAGTAGTTACAATAGACTGTACAGTccacaaaacctaaaacatttactatctggtcctttccAAAAAGAGTTTGCTGACTTCTGATCTATACTGCCACCCCTAACTAAGTAATCAATTCCGTACTCTCTGAAGGACAAGTATTTCTGAGAGATCCTGAGCCTGCTGAAAACCTCCCAGGTCAGGTAGTTAGTCCCTAACACAATGATTTCTTTTACCTGCAGGTCATTTTGTGGATTCCAGTCTGAATCAAAGATGATGCAGGTATCAGCCGCTGTGAGATTAATACCAAGTCCACCAGCCCGGGTGCAGAGCAGGAAGACAAAGCGATCTGAGTCAGGCTTGCTGAAGCGGTCAATAGCAGCCTGTCGAAGGTTACCTCTAACGCGCCCATCAATACGCTCATATAAGTACCTGCATAAGAGGCACGGGAAAAAGAAGTTAATCAGCCAAGCGGAAAGAGAGACCAAAAAATTAGAAGACTAGGATCAACACCAGTACCTCCATCTCTCTAGTTGACAAAAAACCTTATCAGAAAGTTGAGAATGAGTCTTAAATACTTCTCTTATTCTAGTCCTAATCAACTTCAATTAAACCCAGGACCTCTTACGCTTTGCAGCTTTATAAGGATCCAGTAGATACCAGGCAAAGGATTACTCTTTTCTCACCTTCTCTGGATTAGATAATCCTCTAGGATATCTAGGCAGCGTACCATCTGGGAGAAGATAAGAACCTTATGGCCACCAGCTTTAAGTTTTGGAAGTAACTTGTCAATAAGAACCAGTTTGCCAGCTGAACGAACCATGGCCTGCAAGTGGAAGTCATGAGGTATAATGTGGCAAGCTTCTCGAAATTCTGTTAGGATTTTTTCTTCTGCAcctgacaaaagaaaaat
The nucleotide sequence above comes from Rhinolophus ferrumequinum isolate MPI-CBG mRhiFer1 chromosome 6, mRhiFer1_v1.p, whole genome shotgun sequence. Encoded proteins:
- the CHD8 gene encoding chromodomain-helicase-DNA-binding protein 8 isoform X4 translates to MKGESKRITLVLQQPQSGGPQGHRHVVLGSLPGKIVLQGNQLAALTQAKNAQGQPAKVVTIQLQVQQPQQKIQIVPQPPSSQPQPQQPPSAQPVTLSSVQQAQIMGPGQSPGQRLSVPLKVVLQPQAGSSQGASSGLSVVKVLSASEVAALSSPASSAPHAGGKTGMEENRRLEHQKKQEKANRIVAEAIARARARGEQNIPRVLNEDELPSVRPEEEGEKKRRKKSSGERLKEEKPKKSKTSGTSKTKGKSKLNTITPVVGKKRKRNTSSDNSDVEVMPAQSPREDEESSIQKRRSNRQVKRKKYTEDLDIKITDDEEEEEVDVTGPIKTEPILPEPVQEPDGETLPSMQFFVENPSEEDAAIVDKVLSMRIVKKELPSGQYTEAEEFFVKYKNYSYLHCEWATISQLEKDKRIHQKLKRFKTKMAQMRHFFHEDEEPFNPDYVEVDRILDESHSVDKDNGEPVIYYLVKWCSLPYEDSTWELKEDVDEGKIREFKRIQSRHPELKRVNRPQASAWKKLELSHEYKNRNQLREYQLEGVNWLLFNWYNRQNCILADEMGLGKTIQSIAFLQEVYNVGIHGPFLVIAPLSTITNWEREFNTWTEMNTIVYHGSLASRQMIQQYEMYCKDSRGRLIPGAYKFDALITTFEMILSDCPELREIEWRCVIIDEAHRLKNRNCKLLDSLKHMDLEHKVLLTGTPLQNTVEELFSLLHFLEPSQFPSESEFLKDFGDLKTEEQVQKLQAILKPMMLRRLKEDVEKNLAPKQETIIEVELTNIQKKYYRAILEKNFSFLSKGAGHTNMPNLLNTMMELRKCCNHPYLINGAEEKILTEFREACHIIPHDFHLQAMVRSAGKLVLIDKLLPKLKAGGHKVLIFSQMVRCLDILEDYLIQRRYLYERIDGRVRGNLRQAAIDRFSKPDSDRFVFLLCTRAGGLGINLTAADTCIIFDSDWNPQNDLQAQARCHRIGQSKAVKVYRLITRNSYEREMFDKASLKLGLDKAVLQSMSGRDGNITGIQQFSKKEIEDLLRKGAYAAIMEEDDEGSKFCEEDIDQILLRRTTTITIESEGKGSTFAKASFVASENRTDISLDDPNFWQKWAKKADLDMDLLNSKNNLVIDTPRVRKQTRHFSTLKDDDLVEFSDLESEDDERPRSRRHDRHHTYGRTDCFRVEKHLLVYGWGRWRDILSHGRFKRRMTERDVETICRAILVYCLLHYRGDENIKGFIWDLISPAENGKTKELQNHSGLSIPVPRGRKGKKVKSQSTFDIHKADWIRKYNPDTLFQDESYKKHLKHQCNKVLLRVRMLYYLRQEVIGDQAEKVLGGAIASEIDIWFPVVDQLEVPTTWWDSEADKSLLIGVFKHGYEKYNTMRADPALCFLEKAGRPDDKAIAAEHRVLDNFSDIVEGVDFDKDCEDPEYKPLQGPPKDQDDEGDPLMMMDEEISVIDGDEAQVTQQPGHLFWPPGSALTARLRRLVTAYQRSYKREQMKIEAAERGDRRRRRCEAAFKLKEIARREKQQRWTRREQTDFYRVVSTFGVEYDPDTMQFHWDRFRTFARLDKKTDESLTKYFHGFVAMCRQVCRLPPAAGDEPPDPNLFIEPITEERASRTLYRIELLRRLREQVLCHPLLEDRLALCQPPGPELPKWWEPVRHDGELLRGAARHGVSQTDCNIMQDPDFSFLAARMNFMQNHQSGASAPSLSRCSTPLLHQQYTSRTASPLPLRPEASVEKPPEETATQVPSLESLTLKLEHEVVARSRPTPPDYEIRVAPSDTTPLVSRSVPPVKLEDEDESDSELDLSKLSPSSSSSSSSSSSSSSTEESEDEKEEKLTADRSHSKLYDEESLLSLTMSQDGFPNEDGEQMTPELLLLQERQRASEWPKDRILINRIDLVCQAVLSGKWPSSRRNQEMVTGGILGPSNHLLDSPSLTPGEYGDSPVPTPRSSSAASMAEEDVSAVTTAAAQFTKLRRGMDEKEFTVQIKDEEGLKLTFQKHKLMANGVMGDGHPLFHKKKGNRKKLVELEVECMEEPNHLDVDLETRIPVINKVDGTLLVGEDAPRRAELEMWLQGHPEFAVDPRFLAYMEDRRKQKWQRCKKNNKAELNCLGMEPVQTANSRNGKKGHHAETVFNRVLPGPIAPDNSKKRARRMRPDLSKMMALMQGGGTGSLSLHNTFQHSSSGLQSVSSLGHSSATSASLPFMPFVMGGAASSPHVDSSTMLHHHHHHPHPHHHHHHHPGLRATGYPSSPATTTSGTALRLPPLQPEEDEDDEDEDDDDDLSQGYDSSERDFSLIDDPMMPANSDSSEDADD